In Synechococcus sp. RS9909, one genomic interval encodes:
- a CDS encoding tetratricopeptide repeat protein, with protein MGRNVRFKPGATRCAATLLALAGAILPLPAKALIPTVYVPSQQELEGSGIGIGRTAAQLLKLGQPEEAARLAALAVRLQPEDERLWSVLAEAQLRSQQLDAAARSLAKAKELNPNKAGLWFAEASLALRDNRPEDAIPLLDEGLKLDPNNPAAYFDLGNARVMQSRYGAALKAFEKAASLKPTFWEAVNNQAIVLFEMGNTREAIQRWRRVLTIKRNAEPMLALAAALNSQSPGDEEALTLARQALADDPNYVLPGHQKQQLWGLNLRLAARTLLANPALQDAVERAEANADPSSAS; from the coding sequence ATGGGTCGCAACGTTCGCTTCAAACCCGGTGCAACCAGGTGTGCAGCGACCCTGCTCGCCCTGGCCGGCGCGATTCTGCCCCTGCCTGCCAAGGCGCTCATTCCCACGGTGTATGTGCCGAGCCAGCAGGAACTGGAGGGATCCGGCATCGGCATCGGGCGCACGGCGGCGCAGTTGCTCAAGCTGGGTCAACCGGAAGAAGCCGCCCGGCTGGCGGCGCTGGCCGTGCGGCTCCAGCCGGAGGATGAACGGCTCTGGTCGGTACTGGCTGAGGCCCAACTGCGCAGCCAGCAACTGGATGCGGCCGCCCGCTCCCTGGCCAAGGCCAAGGAACTCAATCCCAACAAAGCCGGACTCTGGTTTGCCGAGGCCTCCCTGGCCCTGCGCGACAACCGGCCGGAGGATGCCATCCCCCTGCTCGATGAAGGGCTGAAGCTCGATCCCAACAATCCCGCCGCCTATTTCGACCTGGGGAACGCCAGGGTGATGCAATCGCGCTACGGCGCCGCACTCAAGGCCTTTGAAAAAGCCGCCAGCCTCAAACCCACCTTCTGGGAAGCGGTGAACAACCAGGCGATCGTGCTGTTCGAAATGGGCAACACCCGTGAGGCGATTCAACGCTGGCGACGCGTGCTCACGATCAAGCGCAACGCCGAACCCATGCTCGCCCTGGCCGCTGCACTGAACAGCCAATCACCGGGTGATGAAGAGGCGCTGACCCTGGCGCGACAAGCCCTGGCCGACGATCCGAATTACGTGCTCCCCGGGCATCAGAAACAGCAGCTGTGGGGGCTGAACCTGAGGCTGGCGGCGCGCACGCTGCTGGCAAACCCGGCCCTCCAGGATGCGGTGGAGCGTGCAGAAGCCAACGCCGATCCCAGCAGCGCCAGCTGA
- the queG gene encoding tRNA epoxyqueuosine(34) reductase QueG, with amino-acid sequence MSADTDLARLAEALKREARQQGFEPVGLARLPGSARLQLRTAALQRWLEAGHQADMAWMAAPRRLAAERLLDGARSLLAVGLNYHVAARREPGTLAIARYGWGRDYHRVVMQRLKRLGRWLEQQHPGVGWRACVDADPLLDKAWAEEAGLGWIGKHSNLIHRQRGSWMVIGHLLTSLDLPPDQPAEPLCGRCQRCIDACPTDAIREPFVVDARRCLAYHTIENRSPQLPETIQAALGPWLAGCDICQEVCPWNEGPLPCSEDPDVQPRPWILSLQRDQALSWDDATWLEKLRGSALRRIKPWMWRRNAEAARVESPPTLNGSTSK; translated from the coding sequence GTGTCCGCTGACACTGATCTGGCCAGGCTGGCCGAAGCCCTGAAGCGGGAAGCTCGGCAGCAGGGCTTCGAGCCGGTGGGTCTCGCCCGGTTGCCGGGCAGTGCCCGACTCCAACTGCGGACGGCAGCCCTGCAACGCTGGTTGGAGGCAGGACATCAGGCCGACATGGCCTGGATGGCCGCACCACGGCGGCTGGCGGCGGAACGGCTGCTCGACGGTGCCAGAAGCCTGCTGGCGGTGGGTCTGAACTACCACGTGGCAGCCAGGCGGGAACCAGGAACGCTGGCGATCGCCCGCTATGGCTGGGGCCGGGATTACCACCGCGTCGTCATGCAACGGCTGAAGCGACTCGGACGCTGGCTGGAGCAGCAGCATCCCGGCGTGGGCTGGAGAGCCTGCGTGGATGCCGACCCCCTGCTCGACAAGGCCTGGGCGGAGGAGGCCGGTCTGGGTTGGATCGGCAAACACAGCAACCTGATCCACCGCCAACGGGGGTCCTGGATGGTGATCGGCCACCTGCTCACCAGTCTCGACCTGCCGCCGGATCAACCCGCCGAACCCCTCTGCGGTCGCTGTCAACGCTGCATCGACGCCTGCCCCACGGACGCGATCCGGGAACCCTTTGTGGTCGATGCCCGCCGCTGCCTCGCATATCACACGATTGAAAACCGCAGCCCGCAACTACCGGAGACGATCCAGGCCGCCCTGGGTCCATGGCTTGCAGGCTGCGACATCTGCCAGGAGGTCTGCCCCTGGAATGAGGGGCCCCTGCCCTGCAGTGAGGATCCCGATGTGCAGCCCCGGCCCTGGATCCTCAGCCTGCAGCGCGACCAGGCCCTGAGCTGGGATGACGCCACCTGGCTGGAGAAGCTGCGCGGTTCGGCGCTGCGCAGAATCAAGCCCTGGATGTGGAGACGCAACGCCGAGGCAGCGCGCGTGGAGAGCCCTCCTACCCTGAACGGATCGACATCAAAGTGA
- a CDS encoding HpsJ family protein, translating to MSASAPGSSSTLRLAPVLRWLGLTLVVLLVLQIAVVLSGADWAEASFQQLLIERLVSQAPMGFVGLLLMLIGSRLDHPVADRQPIRWVVCVLSALLAIAMIAVVPMAISGNQSLAGQADQTLQQRRSQLEMARQQGKNPDNVKMLGEQLAQAGQLPADATDDDKAKAAQEFIDGQLQQMNDQLQQAERQRNLAMNQRRFGGTVSAVVLAIAFVLLAFAAVL from the coding sequence GTGTCCGCTTCTGCTCCAGGTTCCTCGTCCACGCTGCGACTCGCCCCTGTGCTGCGCTGGCTGGGTCTCACGCTGGTGGTGCTCCTGGTTCTGCAGATCGCTGTGGTCCTCAGTGGTGCCGACTGGGCGGAGGCGTCGTTTCAACAGCTGCTGATCGAACGGCTCGTCAGCCAGGCCCCGATGGGATTTGTCGGCTTGTTGCTGATGTTGATCGGGTCGCGCCTGGATCATCCCGTTGCCGATCGCCAGCCGATTCGTTGGGTGGTGTGCGTGCTTTCGGCTCTGCTGGCGATTGCCATGATCGCTGTGGTGCCGATGGCGATCAGTGGCAATCAATCGCTCGCCGGTCAGGCGGATCAGACGCTGCAGCAGCGCCGCAGCCAGCTGGAGATGGCCCGACAGCAGGGAAAGAATCCCGACAACGTGAAGATGCTGGGAGAGCAGCTGGCCCAGGCCGGACAACTGCCTGCTGACGCCACCGATGACGACAAGGCCAAAGCGGCCCAGGAGTTCATCGATGGTCAGCTGCAACAGATGAACGATCAGCTTCAGCAGGCGGAGCGCCAGCGCAATCTGGCGATGAATCAACGTCGTTTCGGTGGCACCGTCAGCGCCGTGGTGCTGGCCATTGCCTTTGTGCTCCTCGCATTCGCGGCTGTTCTCTGA
- a CDS encoding DUF502 domain-containing protein — translation MVQSNPRPDLPLSARLQQDLKNDLIAGLLVVIPLATTIWLATTVSRFVLAFLTSIPKQFNPFITLNPLLQDLINLALGLTVPLLGILLIGLMARNIVGRWLLEFGEGTLSRIPLAGSVYKTLKQLLETFLRDNSKRFRRVVLVEYPREGLFSVGFVTGVVGPSLQAELEEPLLSVFIPTAPNPTTGWYALVPESSVRDLNLSVEDAFRTIISAGIVNPDEREAPVNRSFSSLLSQLRATSPSSRASEA, via the coding sequence TTGGTGCAGTCCAACCCCAGACCCGATCTGCCGCTCAGCGCCAGACTTCAGCAGGATCTCAAGAATGATCTGATTGCTGGTCTGCTGGTGGTCATTCCGTTGGCCACCACGATCTGGTTGGCGACCACGGTGAGCCGTTTTGTTTTGGCGTTTCTCACGTCGATTCCAAAGCAGTTCAACCCCTTCATCACGCTCAACCCCCTGCTGCAGGACCTGATCAATCTGGCCCTCGGCCTCACGGTTCCCCTGCTGGGGATTCTTCTGATCGGTTTGATGGCCCGCAACATCGTGGGCCGATGGTTGCTGGAGTTCGGTGAGGGCACCTTGTCACGGATTCCCCTGGCGGGATCGGTGTACAAAACGCTGAAACAGCTCCTCGAAACCTTCCTTCGCGACAATTCCAAGCGGTTTCGCCGTGTCGTTCTGGTGGAGTACCCCCGCGAGGGTCTGTTCAGCGTCGGTTTCGTGACCGGTGTGGTGGGCCCCTCGTTGCAGGCCGAACTCGAGGAGCCCCTCCTGAGCGTGTTCATCCCCACCGCTCCCAACCCCACCACCGGCTGGTACGCCTTGGTGCCTGAGTCATCGGTGCGGGATCTCAATCTCTCGGTGGAGGATGCATTCCGCACGATCATTTCCGCTGGAATCGTCAATCCGGATGAACGGGAAGCCCCTGTGAATCGCAGTTTTTCCAGTCTTCTCTCCCAGTTGCGCGCTACCTCTCCGTCGTCCCGCGCCTCGGAAGCGTGA
- the nusB gene encoding transcription antitermination factor NusB, with protein MQSRSLARELALLVLGQLPDRDGQVMADLSLETLLQKALDTLMQHWRETLDGCAADLEKAQQHLLDSELQDGGDRGSDRAGTQVVAVRDQLQASIGAAEQVLNGLSGCLELPRLLALADQDQVRDDARRRVALVLEQRSAIDARLDGVMEGWRLSRLPRIDRDILRLAVVDLTALHTPAAVACNEAVELAHRYSDDQGRRMINGVLRRLQQATTTAASS; from the coding sequence ATGCAGTCCCGTTCCCTGGCCCGTGAGCTGGCGCTCCTGGTGCTCGGTCAGCTTCCTGACCGTGATGGCCAGGTGATGGCAGATCTCTCCCTGGAGACCCTGCTCCAGAAGGCGCTCGACACCCTGATGCAGCACTGGCGGGAGACCCTGGATGGCTGTGCCGCTGATCTGGAGAAGGCCCAGCAGCATCTGCTCGACAGCGAACTGCAGGATGGTGGTGATCGCGGCAGCGATCGAGCCGGAACTCAGGTGGTTGCTGTCCGCGATCAGCTGCAGGCGTCGATCGGCGCTGCCGAACAGGTGCTCAATGGTCTCTCCGGATGTCTGGAGCTGCCCCGCCTGCTGGCACTGGCGGATCAGGATCAGGTGCGTGATGACGCCCGCCGCCGGGTGGCTCTGGTGCTGGAGCAACGCAGTGCGATCGATGCCCGTCTGGATGGGGTGATGGAAGGTTGGCGTCTCAGCCGTCTGCCACGGATTGATCGCGACATCCTCCGCTTGGCGGTGGTTGATCTCACCGCTCTCCACACGCCGGCAGCGGTGGCCTGCAACGAAGCCGTGGAGCTGGCCCATCGCTACAGCGATGATCAGGGCCGGCGCATGATCAACGGCGTTCTGCGCCGACTGCAGCAGGCGACAACAACTGCCGCCAGCTCCTGA
- the ftsY gene encoding signal recognition particle-docking protein FtsY: MVYDWFNRTSVPNDEEAPSPPTPEVGEAAAEATEEDPLEWARQAYARLKAQKAQVQAQVQVPSAQDTPEQERAAEPDSPPAPSAPLSLLELAAAQRQERLQELASRASRLEEPAPVPPVRTAQTSETVQDSQEPQLGDFDDTFTWSAEVLAAQGREVDQVSLEEIDWLGRLRRGLEKTRQGFVTSLLETLGDDPLTPEVVDDLEALLLRADAGVQATDQVMEALRRRLNEEVVDPGEGIRFLKEQLRGLLEQPIQASGVELLAPERGRLNIWLMVGVNGVGKTTTLGKLANLAVRSGYSALVAAADTFRAAAVQQVTVWAERSEVPVISNPSANADPAAVVFDAIGAARSKGVDLLLVDTAGRLQTKHNLMEELQKIRRIVDRLAPEARVESLLVLDASQGQNGLKQAMAFAKAADLTGVVITKLDGTARGGVALAVASEAGLPIRFIGAGEGIRDLRPFNSFEFVEALLAGR; the protein is encoded by the coding sequence ATGGTTTACGACTGGTTCAACCGCACCTCCGTTCCCAACGATGAGGAGGCCCCGTCTCCACCAACCCCCGAGGTTGGTGAGGCTGCGGCTGAAGCAACGGAGGAGGATCCGCTGGAGTGGGCCCGTCAGGCCTACGCCCGCCTGAAAGCGCAGAAGGCCCAGGTTCAAGCCCAGGTTCAAGTCCCCTCGGCTCAGGACACTCCGGAGCAGGAGCGCGCGGCGGAACCTGACTCCCCACCAGCCCCGTCGGCTCCCCTGTCGTTGTTGGAGCTGGCGGCGGCGCAGCGTCAGGAGCGTCTGCAGGAGCTCGCGAGTCGGGCCTCCCGCCTCGAGGAGCCCGCACCGGTTCCCCCCGTTCGCACTGCGCAGACCTCCGAGACGGTTCAGGACAGTCAGGAGCCCCAGCTCGGTGACTTTGACGACACCTTCACCTGGTCGGCGGAGGTTCTGGCCGCCCAGGGCCGCGAGGTGGATCAGGTGTCGCTGGAGGAGATCGATTGGCTCGGTCGCCTGCGCCGCGGTCTGGAGAAGACCCGACAGGGCTTTGTCACCAGCCTGCTCGAGACTCTCGGTGATGACCCCCTCACCCCCGAGGTGGTTGATGATCTCGAGGCTTTGCTGCTGCGGGCGGATGCCGGAGTGCAGGCCACCGATCAGGTGATGGAGGCTCTGCGGCGTCGCCTCAATGAGGAGGTGGTGGATCCCGGAGAGGGGATCCGTTTTCTCAAGGAGCAGCTGCGCGGTCTGCTGGAGCAGCCGATTCAGGCCAGCGGCGTTGAACTGCTGGCGCCGGAACGGGGTCGTTTGAACATCTGGTTGATGGTGGGCGTCAACGGTGTTGGCAAGACCACCACCCTGGGCAAGCTCGCCAATCTGGCCGTGCGCAGTGGCTACAGCGCTCTGGTGGCCGCGGCCGACACCTTCAGGGCCGCTGCGGTGCAGCAGGTGACGGTGTGGGCGGAGCGGAGCGAGGTGCCGGTGATCTCCAATCCGTCAGCGAACGCCGATCCTGCCGCTGTGGTGTTCGATGCGATCGGTGCGGCCCGTTCCAAGGGTGTGGATCTGCTCCTGGTCGACACGGCCGGACGACTGCAGACCAAGCACAACCTGATGGAGGAGCTCCAGAAGATCCGACGCATCGTCGATCGACTCGCTCCGGAAGCCAGGGTGGAGTCGCTGCTGGTGCTGGATGCCAGCCAGGGGCAGAACGGCCTCAAGCAGGCGATGGCCTTTGCCAAGGCTGCTGATCTCACCGGTGTGGTGATCACCAAACTCGATGGCACCGCCCGCGGTGGTGTCGCTCTGGCGGTGGCATCGGAAGCCGGCTTGCCGATCCGGTTCATCGGCGCTGGCGAGGGGATCCGAGATCTCCGCCCTTTCAACAGCTTTGAATTTGTCGAGGCGTTGCTGGCTGGCCGCTGA
- a CDS encoding PP2C family protein-serine/threonine phosphatase produces MSSKPPRRHSTPRQRSSVQPLTATASLRQLLDSLSNEQRTNQDLLVSLGFALRSFTNLHRFLELVPVVASRLVGVDGALLVPFQPDGRLWREQLQVLPVERSEELLRQIAAFGPGHAVGFASEEAQVQALDQLVQRQLGRSDLFATSLVARGRQRGRLYVFNSTGPLVWSEVHRRHVQLVADLTGVAIENDLMLQEARRHERVDRQLSIGAEIQAQLLPDHCPVIEGVELSARCRPAFQVGGDYYDFIPTRPELIGRRRERGRWALVMGDVMGKGVPAGLLMTLLRGMLRAEVLSGLPPDRILHDLNQLAQEDLAQSHRFVTLFYSDFDPRTRRLRFANAAHNPPLIWRAQQRSIGRLDAPGLLIGLQPEADYGCGQVVLEPGDVILYYTDGVTEAPGITGDRFDEARLMRTLEGACRSGMGSQGILDQLFTRLDRFVGADRQLEDDASMVVLKVREEVMLPSVPRASL; encoded by the coding sequence GTGAGCAGCAAGCCACCACGGCGCCATTCCACTCCGCGTCAACGCAGCAGCGTTCAGCCGTTGACGGCCACGGCGTCTCTGCGTCAGCTGCTCGACAGCCTCTCCAACGAGCAGCGCACCAATCAGGACCTTCTGGTTTCGCTGGGATTCGCCCTGCGCAGCTTCACCAACCTGCATCGGTTTCTGGAACTGGTGCCGGTGGTCGCCTCCCGTCTGGTGGGCGTGGATGGTGCCTTGCTGGTGCCCTTTCAGCCGGATGGTCGGCTCTGGCGGGAACAACTGCAGGTGCTTCCTGTGGAACGTTCGGAGGAACTGCTCCGCCAGATCGCGGCCTTTGGACCCGGCCATGCCGTCGGTTTTGCCTCTGAAGAGGCGCAGGTGCAGGCCCTGGATCAGCTTGTGCAGCGCCAGCTCGGCCGTTCCGATCTGTTCGCCACCTCCCTGGTGGCGCGGGGACGGCAGCGCGGGCGGTTGTATGTCTTCAACAGCACCGGGCCGCTGGTCTGGAGTGAGGTGCACCGCCGCCATGTGCAGCTCGTCGCCGATCTCACCGGCGTGGCGATTGAGAACGATCTCATGCTGCAGGAGGCGCGCCGGCATGAGCGGGTCGATCGACAGCTGAGCATCGGTGCCGAGATCCAGGCCCAGTTGCTGCCGGATCACTGCCCGGTGATTGAGGGCGTGGAACTTTCGGCCCGCTGTCGGCCTGCGTTTCAGGTGGGCGGCGACTACTACGACTTCATTCCCACCCGTCCGGAACTGATCGGTCGGCGCCGGGAGCGGGGGCGTTGGGCTCTGGTGATGGGCGATGTGATGGGAAAGGGGGTTCCCGCTGGCCTGTTGATGACCCTGTTGCGCGGCATGCTGCGCGCTGAGGTGCTGAGCGGCCTGCCGCCGGATCGGATTCTTCACGATCTCAACCAACTGGCGCAGGAAGACCTGGCCCAGTCGCACCGGTTTGTGACTCTCTTTTATTCCGATTTCGATCCGCGCACCCGTCGGCTCCGTTTTGCCAATGCGGCTCACAATCCGCCCTTGATCTGGCGAGCGCAGCAGCGCAGCATCGGGCGGCTGGATGCGCCTGGTCTGTTGATCGGACTGCAACCGGAAGCGGATTACGGCTGTGGTCAGGTGGTGCTCGAACCGGGTGATGTGATCCTTTATTACACCGATGGGGTCACCGAGGCCCCGGGAATCACCGGGGATCGCTTTGATGAGGCCAGGCTCATGCGCACCCTGGAAGGTGCTTGTCGATCCGGGATGGGATCCCAGGGAATCCTCGATCAGCTCTTCACCCGATTGGATCGCTTCGTGGGTGCGGACCGGCAGCTGGAGGACGATGCTTCGATGGTGGTGCTCAAGGTGCGCGAGGAGGTGATGCTGCCGTCCGTCCCCCGTGCGTCCCTCTGA
- the argH gene encoding argininosuccinate lyase gives MTGGVTGGGTTTWSDRFDQGLHPAIERFNASIGFDIQLLQEDLDGSIAHARMLAECGVISAAEADQLCGGLEQIRSEAAAGTFQPGLADEDVHFAVERRLIALLGPVGKKLHTGRSRNDQVGTDLRLWLRRRMEGLEQGIVRFQRALLVQADRHRQTLIPGYTHLQRAQPLCLAHHLLAYVEMLERDRQRFADVRTRVNICPLGAAALAGTSVPINRRHTAAALGFDQIYANSLDAVSDRDFAVEFSAAASLVMVHLSRLAEEVIFWASEECGFVRLSDRCATGSSLMPQKKNPDVPELVRGKCGRVFGHLQGLLTMIKGLPLAYNKDFQEDKEALFDVVRTTGDCLEAMAILLEDGVVFQPERLEQAVVTDFSNATDVADYLVARGVPFREAYQLVGAVVKRCLQEGQLLRDLSLEQWRAFHPVIEADLLEALVPRQVVAARLSEGGTAFVRVEEQLALWLERLPVTAG, from the coding sequence ATGACAGGCGGGGTGACGGGTGGCGGAACGACGACCTGGAGTGATCGTTTCGATCAGGGCCTGCATCCGGCGATTGAGCGTTTCAACGCCTCGATCGGGTTCGACATCCAGTTGCTGCAGGAGGATCTGGATGGGTCGATCGCCCACGCCAGGATGCTGGCGGAGTGTGGTGTGATCAGCGCCGCTGAGGCCGATCAGCTCTGCGGCGGGCTGGAGCAGATTCGCAGCGAGGCTGCGGCGGGAACCTTTCAGCCTGGGCTCGCTGATGAGGATGTGCACTTCGCTGTCGAGCGGCGGCTGATCGCCCTGCTCGGACCGGTGGGCAAGAAGCTGCACACCGGTCGCAGCCGTAATGACCAGGTGGGAACGGATCTGCGCCTCTGGTTGCGGCGGCGGATGGAGGGGTTGGAGCAGGGGATCGTGCGGTTTCAGCGTGCCCTGCTGGTGCAGGCTGATCGCCATCGTCAGACCCTGATTCCCGGGTACACCCACCTGCAGCGGGCCCAACCCCTGTGTCTGGCCCATCACCTGCTGGCCTACGTGGAGATGCTCGAGCGCGATCGGCAGCGGTTCGCTGATGTGCGCACGCGCGTCAACATCTGTCCGCTCGGTGCCGCTGCTCTGGCTGGAACCTCGGTGCCGATCAACCGGCGCCACACTGCTGCGGCCCTCGGCTTTGATCAGATCTATGCCAACAGTCTTGATGCCGTGAGCGACCGCGATTTCGCGGTGGAGTTCAGCGCTGCCGCCTCCCTGGTGATGGTGCATCTCAGCCGACTGGCGGAGGAGGTGATTTTCTGGGCGAGTGAAGAATGCGGCTTTGTGCGCCTGAGCGACCGTTGCGCCACGGGCAGCAGCCTGATGCCGCAGAAGAAAAATCCGGATGTGCCCGAACTGGTGCGCGGCAAGTGTGGCCGGGTCTTCGGTCACCTCCAGGGTTTGCTGACGATGATCAAAGGCCTGCCGCTCGCTTACAACAAAGACTTTCAGGAAGACAAGGAAGCGCTCTTTGATGTGGTGCGCACCACGGGCGATTGCCTCGAAGCGATGGCGATCCTGCTCGAGGACGGTGTGGTCTTCCAGCCGGAGCGTCTCGAGCAGGCTGTGGTCACGGATTTTTCCAATGCCACCGATGTGGCCGACTATCTCGTAGCGCGGGGGGTTCCCTTCCGAGAGGCCTATCAGTTGGTGGGTGCCGTGGTGAAACGGTGTTTGCAGGAGGGGCAATTGCTGCGGGATCTGAGCCTGGAGCAATGGCGCGCCTTTCACCCGGTGATCGAGGCGGATCTGCTGGAGGCCCTGGTGCCGCGTCAGGTGGTGGCGGCCCGTCTCAGTGAGGGTGGAACGGCGTTTGTGCGGGTGGAGGAGCAGTTGGCGCTGTGGTTGGAGCGACTGCCCGTCACGGCCGGCTGA
- a CDS encoding RNA-binding protein, translated as MSIFVGNLPFRAEQEDVIELFAAYGEVTNCALPLERDTGRKRGFAFIEMADEAAEAAAIEALQGAELMGRPLRINKAEPRGSAPRRGGGGYGGGGYGGGGYGGGGRGADRGGYGDGGGSGARGWEDRSYGGGAPQAGADDDGRSRRRRGGAAPAPQSDDYGDYGGAEG; from the coding sequence GTGAGCATTTTCGTCGGCAATTTGCCCTTCCGCGCAGAGCAGGAAGACGTCATTGAACTGTTCGCCGCCTATGGCGAAGTCACCAATTGTGCCCTTCCTCTTGAGCGCGATACCGGACGCAAGCGCGGTTTCGCTTTCATTGAAATGGCAGATGAAGCGGCTGAAGCCGCAGCCATTGAAGCTCTGCAGGGTGCGGAGCTGATGGGTCGTCCGTTGCGGATCAACAAAGCCGAACCGCGTGGCAGCGCACCGCGTCGCGGCGGCGGTGGTTATGGCGGTGGCGGCTACGGGGGTGGCGGCTATGGCGGCGGTGGTCGTGGCGCAGACCGCGGCGGCTACGGCGATGGTGGCGGCTCCGGTGCGCGTGGTTGGGAAGACCGCAGTTATGGCGGCGGTGCGCCTCAGGCCGGTGCTGATGACGACGGCCGCAGCCGGCGTCGACGGGGTGGCGCTGCTCCTGCGCCTCAGAGTGATGACTACGGCGATTACGGCGGTGCCGAAGGCTGA
- the dusA gene encoding tRNA dihydrouridine(20/20a) synthase DusA, with translation MEPPIEPKREPPWRFSVAPMLDCTDRHFRMLMRQISRRALLYSEMVVVQALHHSERRERLLDFDPMEHPLALQVGGDDPALLAEATRMAADWGYDEINLNVGCPSPRVQAGNFGACLMAEPDTVARCVEAMVRASPLPVTVKHRVGIDDLDSDALLQAFVDRLADAGASRFAVHARKAWLDGLDPKQNRTIPPLQYDRVIALKRRRPELLIELNGGLDTPDDCLEALQHCDGAMVGRAVYAHPLRWTAIDALIYGDPARSISAAGVVRGLLPHAERHLQRGGRLWDLGRHLVHLVEGVPGARHWRRDLGQNAQRKGADLSVLDDAARQLEAAGL, from the coding sequence ATGGAGCCTCCGATCGAGCCCAAACGGGAACCGCCGTGGCGTTTCAGCGTGGCGCCGATGCTCGATTGCACCGACCGCCATTTCCGAATGTTGATGCGGCAGATCAGCCGCCGGGCCCTGCTCTACAGCGAAATGGTGGTGGTGCAGGCCCTACACCACAGCGAGCGGCGAGAGCGGCTGCTGGACTTCGATCCCATGGAGCATCCCCTGGCTCTGCAGGTGGGAGGCGACGATCCCGCCCTCCTGGCAGAGGCGACGCGGATGGCGGCCGACTGGGGCTACGACGAAATCAACCTCAATGTGGGCTGTCCGAGCCCGAGGGTGCAGGCAGGCAACTTCGGAGCCTGCCTGATGGCCGAACCCGACACCGTGGCCCGCTGCGTCGAGGCCATGGTCAGAGCCTCGCCTCTGCCGGTGACGGTGAAACACCGCGTGGGCATCGATGACCTCGATAGCGATGCCCTGCTGCAGGCCTTTGTGGATCGGCTGGCCGACGCTGGCGCCAGTCGCTTTGCCGTGCATGCCCGCAAGGCCTGGCTCGATGGTCTGGATCCGAAACAGAACCGCACGATTCCACCGCTTCAATACGACCGGGTGATCGCCTTGAAGCGACGCAGACCGGAGCTGTTGATCGAACTGAACGGAGGCCTGGACACTCCGGACGATTGCCTTGAGGCTCTCCAGCATTGCGATGGCGCCATGGTGGGCCGCGCTGTGTACGCCCATCCACTGCGATGGACGGCCATCGATGCGTTGATCTATGGCGATCCAGCCCGAAGCATCAGCGCCGCCGGCGTGGTGCGAGGGCTGCTTCCCCATGCCGAACGCCACCTCCAACGCGGCGGCCGCCTCTGGGATCTAGGCCGCCACCTGGTGCATCTGGTGGAAGGGGTGCCGGGAGCGCGGCACTGGCGCCGCGATCTTGGTCAGAACGCCCAACGCAAGGGGGCTGACCTGAGCGTGCTCGACGATGCCGCCCGACAACTGGAAGCTGCCGGGCTCTGA
- the msrB gene encoding peptide-methionine (R)-S-oxide reductase MsrB: MTSGLSDRLLPRRSLLLSGVAGVAAWLAAPRPVLAASKAGESAWNLSDAEWKKRLSPEAYQVLRREGTERPFSSPLNAEQRSGTYHCAGCDLPLFSAKAKFDSGTGWPSFWAPLNGAIATKVDFKLIIPRTEYHCRRCGGHQGHVFNDGPKPTGKRYCNNGVALRFQPAA; this comes from the coding sequence ATGACATCGGGACTTTCCGACAGGCTTCTGCCCCGCCGGTCGCTCCTGCTCAGCGGTGTGGCGGGTGTGGCGGCTTGGCTCGCGGCGCCGAGGCCTGTCCTCGCTGCCTCCAAGGCCGGTGAGTCTGCCTGGAACCTCTCCGATGCGGAGTGGAAGAAGCGTTTGTCTCCCGAGGCTTATCAGGTGCTGCGGCGGGAGGGAACGGAGCGACCCTTCAGCAGTCCGCTCAATGCGGAACAACGTTCCGGCACTTATCACTGTGCCGGTTGTGATCTCCCCCTGTTCTCCGCCAAGGCGAAATTCGACAGCGGCACCGGCTGGCCGAGCTTCTGGGCACCGCTCAACGGCGCGATTGCCACAAAAGTAGATTTCAAATTGATCATTCCGCGCACCGAATACCACTGTCGTCGTTGCGGCGGACATCAGGGTCATGTGTTCAATGACGGCCCAAAGCCCACAGGAAAGCGCTACTGCAACAACGGCGTCGCCCTGCGGTTCCAGCCGGCTGCATGA